In a genomic window of Leifsonia xyli subsp. cynodontis DSM 46306:
- the thrB gene encoding homoserine kinase: protein MLRTVDLSGRSVAVKVPATSANLGPGFDTLGLALAQYDELRVSVRPEPGATVAVQGVGEGEVPTDETNLVVRAIAHTFESVGVELPGLSLVARNSIPHGRGMGSSGAAIVSGIMAAKGLLQGVADIDAQGLLALANDMEGHPDNVAPALFGGLTIAWVAPDGPRFKKLIVHRGVSPLVLVPEHVMSTALARSLQPASVPHEDAVFNVSRSALLVAALIQSPELLHAATEDKLHQSYRASAMPETDRLITLLRTNGFAAVVSGAGPSILVLCSDPGQRLAAAELVATQAAAAWQPLMLAVDFKGATVTRIAENAASGAGDTPAVESRKRPR, encoded by the coding sequence ATGCTGCGCACGGTCGATCTGAGCGGCCGCTCCGTCGCCGTCAAAGTGCCCGCGACGAGCGCGAACCTCGGCCCTGGTTTCGACACGCTCGGACTGGCGCTCGCCCAGTACGACGAGCTGCGCGTCAGCGTCCGACCGGAACCGGGCGCGACGGTCGCGGTGCAGGGGGTCGGCGAAGGCGAGGTTCCCACCGACGAGACCAACCTGGTCGTCCGCGCGATCGCGCACACGTTCGAGTCCGTCGGCGTCGAGCTGCCGGGGCTGAGCCTGGTGGCGCGCAACAGCATCCCGCACGGCCGGGGGATGGGATCGTCCGGAGCTGCGATCGTTTCCGGCATCATGGCGGCGAAAGGCCTTCTGCAGGGTGTGGCCGACATCGACGCGCAGGGTCTGCTCGCGCTCGCGAACGATATGGAAGGACACCCCGACAACGTCGCGCCGGCGCTGTTCGGCGGGCTGACGATCGCGTGGGTGGCCCCGGACGGACCGCGGTTCAAGAAGCTCATCGTGCATCGCGGGGTGTCGCCCCTCGTGCTGGTCCCCGAGCACGTCATGTCCACCGCGCTCGCCCGCAGCCTTCAGCCGGCCTCCGTTCCGCACGAGGACGCGGTGTTCAACGTCTCGCGCTCGGCTCTGCTCGTCGCGGCGCTCATCCAGAGCCCCGAGCTGCTGCACGCGGCCACCGAGGACAAGCTCCACCAGAGCTACCGCGCCTCGGCCATGCCGGAGACCGACCGGCTGATCACTCTGCTGCGCACCAACGGCTTCGCGGCCGTGGTCTCGGGGGCCGGTCCGTCCATCCTCGTGCTGTGCAGCGACCCGGGCCAGCGGCTCGCCGCCGCCGAGCTCGTCGCGACGCAGGCGGCCGCCGCCTGGCAGCCGCTCATGCTCGCGGTCGACTTCAAGGGGGCCACGGTGACCCGGATCGCAGAGAACGCTGCGAGCGGTGCGGGAGACACACCGGCTGTCGAGAGTCGAAAGCGGCCCCGCTGA
- the thrC gene encoding threonine synthase, with amino-acid sequence MSPSPKPYSRQWRGVLHEYADRLSVSASTPIVTLGEGGTPLIPAPALSARTGATVYVKFEGMNPTGSFKDRGMTMAISKAVEHGAKAVICASTGNTSASAAAYAARAGVQAVVLVPEGKIATGKLSQAIAHDAQLLQVQGTFDDCLDIARDLAASYPVHLVNSVNPDRIEGQKTAAFEIVEALGDAPDFHVVPVGNAGNYTAHHRGYTEELQRGEATKLPRMFGFQAAGSAPIVLGHPVKDPDTIATAIRIGNPASWELALRARDDSGGYFGAIDDAGILEAHRILSAEVGVFVEPASAISVAGLLERSEAGVIPAGATVVLTVTGHGLKDPQWALRTADGSEVHPTVVPIDNAAVAETLGLTSNTGVSA; translated from the coding sequence ATGTCCCCGTCGCCGAAACCGTACAGCAGGCAGTGGCGCGGTGTCCTCCACGAGTACGCCGACCGCCTGAGCGTCTCCGCATCGACGCCGATCGTGACCCTCGGCGAAGGCGGCACCCCGCTCATCCCGGCTCCGGCCCTCTCGGCCCGCACCGGTGCGACCGTGTACGTCAAGTTCGAGGGGATGAACCCCACCGGCTCCTTCAAGGACCGCGGCATGACGATGGCGATCTCCAAGGCGGTGGAGCACGGCGCGAAGGCCGTCATCTGCGCCTCGACCGGCAACACCTCCGCCTCGGCCGCGGCCTATGCGGCCCGCGCCGGCGTCCAGGCCGTCGTCCTCGTGCCGGAGGGCAAGATCGCCACGGGCAAGCTCAGTCAGGCGATCGCCCACGATGCTCAGCTGCTTCAGGTCCAGGGCACCTTCGACGACTGCCTCGACATCGCCCGCGACCTCGCGGCCAGCTATCCGGTTCACCTGGTCAACTCGGTCAACCCCGACCGCATCGAAGGGCAGAAGACGGCGGCGTTCGAGATCGTCGAAGCGCTCGGCGATGCGCCGGACTTCCACGTCGTCCCCGTCGGCAACGCCGGCAACTACACCGCCCACCACCGCGGTTACACCGAGGAGCTGCAGCGCGGCGAGGCCACGAAGCTGCCCCGGATGTTCGGCTTCCAGGCCGCGGGAAGCGCGCCGATCGTGCTCGGCCACCCCGTGAAGGACCCGGACACCATCGCCACCGCCATCCGGATCGGGAACCCGGCGTCGTGGGAGCTCGCGCTGCGCGCGCGCGACGACAGCGGGGGCTACTTCGGCGCGATCGACGATGCCGGAATCCTGGAGGCCCACCGCATCCTGTCGGCAGAAGTCGGCGTCTTCGTGGAGCCGGCCAGTGCGATCAGCGTCGCCGGTCTGCTGGAGCGCTCGGAGGCGGGCGTCATCCCCGCCGGCGCGACCGTGGTGCTCACGGTGACCGGTCACGGCCTGAAAGACCCGCAGTGGGCGCTGCGCACTGCGGACGGCTCCGAGGTTCACCCCACCGTCGTCCCGATCGACAACGCCGCCGTCGCCGAGACCCTCGGCCTGACCTCGAACACGGGAGTGAGCGCGTGA
- the prfA gene encoding peptide chain release factor 1 — translation MFESVTGLLAEHDDLQQQLSDPELHSDPVRSKKVNRRYAELSRITAAYTEWKQLTDDLEAARELAAEDDAFAAEIPGLEEGIAASSERLRRLLIPRDPNDSRDVIMEIKMGEGGAESALFAGDLLRMYLHYADSRRWKAEIIEQTSSDLGGIKDVQVAFKGTSSDPAEGVWAHLKYEGGVHRVQRVPATESQGRIHTSAAGVLVFPEVDEPEEVAINPNDLKIDVFRSSGPGGQSVNTTDSAVRITHLPTGIVVSMQNEKSQLQNREAAMRVLRARLLAKQQEEADAEAAEFRKGQIRTMDRSERIRTYNFPENRIADHRTGYKAYNLDAVMNGLLGPVIESSILADEEFRLTRLTPN, via the coding sequence ATGTTCGAATCGGTCACCGGCCTCCTCGCCGAGCACGACGACCTCCAGCAGCAGCTCTCCGACCCCGAGCTGCACAGCGACCCGGTCCGCTCCAAGAAGGTGAACCGCCGCTACGCCGAACTCTCGCGCATCACGGCCGCCTACACCGAGTGGAAGCAGCTGACCGACGATCTGGAGGCCGCCCGCGAGCTCGCCGCCGAGGACGACGCCTTCGCCGCCGAGATCCCGGGCCTGGAGGAGGGCATCGCCGCGTCGTCCGAGCGCCTCCGCCGCCTGCTCATCCCGCGCGACCCCAACGACAGCCGCGATGTGATCATGGAGATCAAGATGGGCGAGGGCGGCGCGGAGTCGGCCCTCTTCGCCGGCGACCTGCTGCGGATGTACCTCCACTACGCGGATTCGAGGCGCTGGAAGGCCGAGATCATCGAGCAGACCTCCAGCGATCTCGGCGGTATCAAGGATGTCCAGGTGGCCTTCAAAGGCACATCGAGCGATCCGGCCGAGGGCGTCTGGGCCCACCTCAAGTACGAGGGCGGCGTCCACCGCGTGCAGCGCGTCCCGGCGACCGAGTCGCAGGGCCGCATCCACACCTCCGCCGCCGGTGTGCTCGTCTTCCCCGAGGTGGATGAGCCCGAGGAAGTCGCGATCAACCCCAACGACCTCAAGATCGACGTCTTCCGCTCCTCCGGCCCCGGCGGTCAGTCGGTCAACACGACCGACTCGGCCGTGCGCATCACCCACCTCCCGACCGGCATCGTCGTCTCCATGCAGAACGAGAAGAGCCAGCTGCAGAACCGCGAGGCCGCCATGCGCGTTCTCCGCGCGCGCCTGCTCGCCAAACAGCAGGAGGAGGCCGACGCCGAGGCCGCCGAGTTCCGCAAGGGTCAGATCCGCACAATGGACCGCTCCGAGCGCATCCGCACCTACAACTTCCCCGAGAACCGCATCGCCGATCACCGCACCGGGTACAAGGCCTACAACCTCGACGCCGTCATGAACGGCCTCCTCGGCCCCGTCATCGAGTCCTCCATCCTCGCCGACGAAGAGTTCCGCCTCACCCGCCTCACCCCCAACTGA
- a CDS encoding MraY family glycosyltransferase has protein sequence MTLLLALALVSAVITFGMSFVVYKLAMRYRLYPKIRARDVHSRPTPRLGGVAIFLGILFAFGVSWLLSSQFGVLSLIFSDSGPILAILGAALLIVVIGVADDLWDLDWMTKLAGQLVAAGLIAWLGVQIYSLPIGGLTVGSPLMSIVITLFAIVLVMNAINFIDGLDGLVAGVALIANGTFLVYTYLLQREISPQNYFSLAGVIAAILVGACAGFLPLNWHPAKMFMGDAGALLIGLLMATSAISVTGTINPQDLQTLGKSSLVPAFIPIILPFAVLVIPLLDFGLAVVRRLRAGKSPFSADRKHLHHRLLDMGHKHLHAVLIFYAWTAVLSIGCLLFFFDPYWMAIVFVAIGLVVCTAFTLAPLSRRKADEAVAELAPAGSKEAEETARFDQLDAASERREPATVPPAASSALSTPPEENR, from the coding sequence GTGACCCTGCTCCTCGCCCTCGCCCTCGTCTCGGCCGTGATCACGTTCGGGATGTCCTTCGTCGTCTACAAGCTCGCGATGCGCTACCGGCTCTACCCGAAGATCCGCGCGCGCGATGTCCACTCCCGGCCGACGCCCCGGCTGGGCGGCGTCGCCATCTTCCTCGGCATTCTCTTCGCTTTCGGCGTCTCCTGGCTGCTGTCCAGCCAGTTCGGCGTTCTGTCGCTGATCTTCTCCGACTCGGGTCCGATCCTCGCGATCCTGGGCGCCGCGCTCCTCATCGTGGTGATCGGGGTCGCCGACGACCTCTGGGACCTGGACTGGATGACCAAACTCGCCGGCCAGCTCGTGGCTGCCGGCCTCATCGCCTGGCTGGGCGTGCAGATCTACTCCCTGCCCATCGGCGGGCTCACGGTCGGCTCTCCTCTGATGAGCATCGTCATCACGCTCTTCGCGATCGTGCTCGTGATGAACGCGATCAACTTCATCGATGGGCTGGACGGTCTCGTCGCGGGCGTCGCGCTCATCGCCAACGGAACGTTCCTCGTCTACACCTACCTCTTGCAGCGCGAGATCAGCCCGCAGAACTACTTCAGCCTCGCCGGGGTGATCGCGGCCATCCTGGTCGGAGCCTGCGCGGGCTTCCTGCCGCTCAACTGGCACCCCGCCAAGATGTTCATGGGCGACGCCGGCGCGCTCCTGATCGGTTTGCTCATGGCGACCTCGGCGATCTCGGTCACCGGAACCATAAATCCGCAGGATTTGCAGACGCTCGGGAAGTCCTCGCTGGTTCCCGCGTTCATCCCGATCATCCTGCCGTTCGCCGTGCTGGTCATCCCGCTGCTCGACTTCGGTCTCGCCGTCGTCCGGCGGCTGCGCGCGGGGAAGTCGCCTTTCAGCGCCGACCGCAAGCACCTTCACCATCGTCTCCTCGACATGGGCCACAAACATCTGCACGCGGTCCTGATCTTCTACGCGTGGACGGCCGTGCTCTCGATCGGGTGTCTGCTGTTCTTCTTCGACCCGTACTGGATGGCGATCGTGTTCGTCGCCATCGGGCTCGTCGTCTGCACCGCGTTCACGCTCGCGCCGCTCAGCCGGCGGAAGGCCGATGAGGCCGTCGCCGAACTCGCTCCGGCCGGGAGCAAAGAAGCCGAGGAGACGGCTCGCTTCGATCAGCTGGACGCCGCGAGCGAGCGGAGGGAGCCGGCCACGGTCCCGCCCGCAGCGTCCTCCGCCCTCTCGACACCGCCCGAGGAGAACCGATGA
- the epsC gene encoding serine O-acetyltransferase EpsC translates to MPVFRVREDLGNARKHDPAARGPVEVAIVYSGLHAVWAHRVAHRLWRAGLRTLARMLSQFARFLTGIEIHPGARIGRRFFIDHGMGVVIGETAWIGDDVTLYHGVTLGGRGSEHGKRHPTVHDGVIVGAGAKVLGAVTIGARTVIGANAVVVHDAPPDSVLTGIPARPRPRPSPAPDLDPTLYI, encoded by the coding sequence GTGCCAGTGTTCCGGGTGCGCGAAGACCTCGGCAACGCGCGCAAGCACGATCCTGCCGCGCGCGGACCCGTCGAGGTCGCGATCGTGTACTCCGGCCTCCACGCCGTCTGGGCGCACCGCGTCGCGCACAGGCTGTGGCGCGCCGGGCTCCGCACACTCGCGCGGATGCTCTCCCAGTTCGCGCGCTTCCTGACCGGCATCGAGATCCACCCCGGCGCCCGCATCGGCCGCCGCTTCTTCATCGACCACGGGATGGGCGTCGTCATCGGCGAGACCGCCTGGATCGGCGACGATGTGACGCTCTACCACGGGGTCACCCTCGGCGGGCGCGGCAGCGAGCACGGCAAACGACATCCGACCGTCCACGACGGGGTGATCGTCGGCGCGGGGGCGAAAGTCCTCGGGGCGGTCACCATCGGCGCCCGCACGGTCATCGGCGCGAACGCCGTCGTCGTCCACGACGCCCCACCGGACTCGGTGCTGACCGGCATCCCCGCTCGCCCTCGCCCCCGTCCCAGCCCCGCCCCGGACCTCGACCCCACCCTCTACATCTGA
- a CDS encoding L-threonylcarbamoyladenylate synthase, with protein sequence MATIYDCSVDSDLLAGMRLARGAIGRGELVVIPTDTVYGVAADAFSPAAVQRLLDAKGRGRQSPPPVLVPGLPTLAALAEHVPAEVEALVEAFWPGGLTIVLPAAPSLVWDLGETSGTVALRMPQDRIALELLAETGPLAVSSANLTGRPAARTAREAEGMLGDAVAVYLDGGEAGSAYDRVEGRDSSSTIVDATALASGAGGLRVLRHGVVTVDQLRAVAGDALAGEPTDT encoded by the coding sequence ATGGCAACCATCTACGACTGCTCTGTCGATTCCGACCTCCTCGCCGGCATGCGCCTGGCCCGCGGCGCGATCGGGCGCGGCGAGCTCGTCGTCATCCCCACCGACACCGTCTACGGCGTCGCAGCCGACGCGTTCAGCCCGGCCGCGGTGCAACGGCTGCTCGACGCGAAGGGCCGCGGCCGTCAGTCGCCGCCCCCGGTGCTGGTCCCCGGCCTCCCGACCCTCGCCGCCCTCGCCGAGCACGTCCCGGCCGAGGTGGAGGCGCTGGTCGAGGCGTTCTGGCCGGGCGGCCTCACGATCGTGCTGCCCGCCGCGCCCTCGCTCGTCTGGGATCTGGGGGAGACCAGCGGCACCGTCGCGCTCCGGATGCCGCAGGACCGCATCGCGCTGGAGCTCCTCGCGGAGACCGGTCCGCTCGCCGTCTCCTCGGCCAATCTCACCGGCCGTCCCGCCGCCCGCACCGCCAGAGAGGCGGAGGGGATGCTCGGCGACGCCGTCGCGGTGTACCTCGACGGGGGAGAAGCCGGCAGCGCCTACGATCGGGTGGAGGGCAGGGACTCCTCCTCGACCATCGTGGACGCGACGGCGCTCGCCTCCGGTGCCGGCGGGCTGCGCGTCCTGCGTCACGGCGTCGTCACCGTCGATCAGCTGCGCGCGGTTGCGGGCGATGCGCTCGCCGGGGAGCCGACGGACACCTGA
- a CDS encoding HAD-IA family hydrolase — translation MDVYFFDCDKTLYGYDFRKRLPRLAELCGVSQYRLASTWWAGGHERAAESGEYATSEEYLDAFAEVTGARLSLTQWQEARKAAMTPIPGAIAALKAAAALGTVSLLSNNPIPFKDSLPVLMPEAAGTLGDNDLVSAVLGSRKPERRVYTRALDRFGVRAQDAILFDDSPDNVEGAREAGMHAHRVVTREDGSFDNDGLLAAMHAFAERER, via the coding sequence ATGGACGTCTACTTCTTCGACTGCGATAAGACCCTCTACGGCTACGACTTCCGCAAGCGCCTGCCGCGACTGGCCGAACTGTGCGGCGTGAGCCAGTACCGGCTCGCCTCGACGTGGTGGGCGGGCGGGCACGAACGCGCGGCGGAGAGCGGCGAGTACGCGACGAGCGAGGAATACCTGGACGCGTTCGCGGAGGTGACCGGCGCGCGACTGTCGCTGACGCAGTGGCAGGAGGCGCGGAAGGCGGCGATGACGCCCATCCCGGGCGCGATCGCCGCGCTGAAGGCGGCGGCTGCGCTCGGGACGGTGTCGCTGCTGTCGAACAACCCCATCCCCTTCAAGGACTCACTGCCGGTGCTGATGCCGGAGGCGGCCGGAACGCTGGGCGACAACGACCTCGTCTCCGCGGTTCTCGGGTCGCGGAAGCCGGAGCGCCGGGTCTACACCCGCGCACTCGACCGGTTCGGCGTCCGAGCGCAGGACGCCATCCTGTTCGACGACTCCCCCGACAATGTCGAGGGAGCCCGGGAGGCGGGAATGCACGCCCACCGCGTCGTGACGCGGGAGGACGGCTCGTTCGACAACGACGGACTGCTCGCGGCGATGCACGCCTTCGCGGAGCGGGAGAGGTGA
- the prmC gene encoding peptide chain release factor N(5)-glutamine methyltransferase, producing MSDEAPAATVRSLREEMAALLARAGVPAPDVDTDVLIGHVLDVSRGRVQALTVLDAPLGSGDAARLRRLAERRAAREPVQHITGRAPFRSLELAVGPGVFVPRPETEQTTQFAIDALRAVPSPEPVAVDLGTGSGAIALALATEVPHARVFAVENSPEAFVWSRRNIDGAGAPNVRAVFVDLADALPELDGTVDVVISNPPYVPDAAVPRDPEVRLFDPHVAFYGGEDGLDIVRTISWVAWRLLRSGGALVLEHGERQGAAVRDLLTADGWRAAATHRDLTARDRVTTARRA from the coding sequence ATGTCAGACGAAGCCCCCGCCGCCACGGTCCGCTCCCTCCGCGAGGAGATGGCCGCCCTGCTCGCGCGAGCTGGCGTCCCCGCCCCCGACGTGGACACGGATGTGCTCATCGGGCACGTCCTCGACGTGAGCCGGGGCCGCGTCCAGGCCCTGACGGTGCTGGATGCGCCCCTCGGCTCCGGCGACGCCGCGCGTCTGCGCCGCCTGGCCGAGCGTCGCGCCGCCCGCGAGCCTGTGCAGCACATCACGGGGCGCGCGCCCTTCCGCTCGCTGGAGCTCGCCGTCGGTCCCGGCGTCTTCGTGCCCCGCCCGGAGACAGAGCAGACGACCCAGTTCGCCATCGACGCTCTGCGCGCTGTGCCGTCGCCGGAACCGGTCGCGGTCGATCTCGGCACCGGCAGCGGCGCGATCGCCCTCGCCCTCGCGACGGAAGTGCCGCACGCGCGCGTCTTCGCCGTGGAGAATTCGCCGGAGGCGTTCGTCTGGTCGCGCCGCAATATCGACGGCGCGGGCGCGCCCAACGTCCGGGCTGTGTTCGTCGACCTCGCCGACGCGCTTCCCGAGCTCGACGGCACGGTGGACGTCGTGATCTCCAACCCGCCCTATGTCCCGGACGCCGCAGTGCCGCGCGACCCGGAGGTGCGCCTCTTCGATCCGCACGTCGCGTTCTACGGCGGGGAGGACGGGCTGGACATCGTGCGCACGATCTCCTGGGTGGCATGGCGTCTCCTCCGCTCCGGCGGCGCGCTGGTGCTCGAGCACGGCGAACGGCAGGGCGCCGCCGTCCGCGACCTCCTCACCGCCGACGGCTGGCGGGCGGCGGCGACTCACCGGGATCTGACGGCGCGCGACCGCGTGACGACGGCGAGGCGCGCGTAG
- the rho gene encoding transcription termination factor Rho, giving the protein MLIAARTERAGGKEPSSVTDVELHAGGVDTSDLTALKVAELQALATQLGLQGASKLRKGELVAAIAAARSAVEGAPAPAAAGQEEPVSAASQLLIEPLIAASAEDSAEPVAEPAVEAEPAAALPPQTGGRRRGSRRASSPDGTRITAGTHVNTGETGVESLIPDVDALLDSALASREQAQRDGQGQNGSRRGRGQSGQQEQSSPQTAPAEGADSAEADASRPAGQPGDQQDGQTGGGRRRGRNRNKGAGGQNGEQVQNQGQQNQPKDLQQGGDQGEKQGQQGRSGQQHAEGERPGRYRDRNRKRRSGVAGDELEPEIAEDDVLVPVAGILDVLDNYAFVRTTGYLPGASDVYVSLGQVKKYSLRKGDAVVGAIRQPREGENNSRQKYNALVKVDSVNGQTVEEAAARVEFGKLTPLYPQERLRLETEPTKITQRIIDLVAPIGKGQRGLIVAPPKAGKTIVMQQIANAITTNNPEVHLMVVLVDERPEEVTDMQRTVKGEVIASTFDRPAEDHTTVAELAIERAKRLVELGHDVVVLLDSITRLGRAYNLTAPASGRVLSGGVDASALYPPKRFFGAARNIEHGGSLTILASALVETGSKMDEVIFEEFKGTGNMELRLSRQLADKRIFPPVDVNASGTRREEMLMGQDEVKITWKLRRALAGLDQQQALEMVLGRLKETSSNVEFLMQVQKSMPAPANGHGTAHSHGHENDHR; this is encoded by the coding sequence ATGCTCATAGCGGCGCGCACGGAGCGCGCCGGGGGAAAGGAACCCTCTTCAGTGACTGATGTCGAACTCCACGCCGGGGGCGTGGACACCAGCGACCTGACCGCGCTCAAAGTGGCGGAGCTCCAGGCTCTCGCCACCCAGCTCGGTCTCCAAGGCGCAAGCAAACTTCGCAAGGGCGAACTCGTCGCGGCCATCGCCGCGGCGCGGTCCGCGGTGGAGGGCGCCCCTGCGCCCGCCGCCGCGGGTCAGGAGGAACCGGTGAGCGCGGCCTCTCAGCTCCTCATCGAGCCGCTCATCGCTGCGTCCGCCGAGGACAGTGCCGAGCCGGTCGCTGAGCCGGCCGTCGAGGCTGAGCCGGCGGCGGCGCTGCCGCCGCAGACCGGAGGACGCCGCCGCGGTTCGCGCCGCGCGTCCAGCCCGGACGGCACCCGCATCACCGCTGGCACGCACGTCAACACGGGGGAGACGGGCGTCGAGTCGCTGATCCCGGATGTCGATGCGCTGCTCGACTCGGCTCTCGCCTCGCGCGAACAGGCGCAGCGTGACGGCCAGGGCCAGAACGGGAGCCGCCGCGGCCGCGGCCAGAGCGGTCAGCAGGAGCAGAGCTCGCCGCAGACCGCCCCCGCCGAGGGCGCCGACAGCGCCGAGGCGGACGCTTCGCGGCCGGCCGGACAGCCCGGCGACCAGCAGGACGGTCAGACGGGTGGCGGCCGTCGTCGCGGCCGCAACCGCAACAAGGGCGCCGGCGGTCAGAACGGCGAGCAGGTCCAGAACCAGGGCCAGCAGAACCAGCCCAAGGACCTTCAGCAGGGCGGCGACCAGGGCGAGAAGCAGGGCCAGCAAGGCCGCAGCGGTCAGCAGCACGCCGAGGGCGAGCGTCCGGGCCGTTACCGCGACCGCAACCGCAAGCGCCGCAGCGGCGTCGCCGGGGACGAGCTGGAGCCGGAGATCGCCGAGGACGACGTCCTCGTCCCGGTCGCCGGCATCCTGGACGTGCTCGACAACTACGCCTTCGTTCGCACCACCGGCTATTTGCCGGGGGCGAGCGATGTGTACGTCTCGCTCGGCCAGGTCAAAAAGTACAGCCTGCGCAAGGGCGACGCTGTGGTCGGCGCCATCCGCCAGCCGCGCGAGGGCGAGAACAACAGCCGCCAGAAGTACAACGCGCTGGTGAAGGTCGACTCGGTCAACGGCCAGACGGTCGAGGAGGCGGCGGCCCGCGTCGAGTTCGGCAAGCTGACTCCGCTCTACCCGCAGGAGCGGCTGCGCCTGGAGACCGAGCCCACCAAGATCACCCAGCGCATCATCGACCTCGTCGCCCCGATCGGCAAGGGACAGCGCGGCCTCATCGTCGCGCCTCCCAAGGCCGGCAAGACCATCGTGATGCAGCAGATCGCCAACGCGATCACGACGAACAACCCCGAGGTGCATCTGATGGTCGTCCTGGTGGACGAGCGTCCGGAAGAGGTCACCGACATGCAGCGGACGGTGAAGGGCGAGGTCATCGCGTCGACCTTCGACCGGCCCGCAGAGGATCACACCACGGTCGCCGAGCTCGCGATCGAGCGCGCGAAACGCCTGGTCGAGCTCGGTCACGACGTGGTCGTGCTGCTCGACTCGATCACCCGCCTCGGCCGCGCTTACAATCTCACCGCGCCGGCCTCGGGCCGTGTGCTGTCGGGCGGTGTGGACGCCTCGGCGCTGTACCCGCCGAAGCGCTTCTTCGGCGCCGCGCGCAACATCGAGCACGGCGGCTCGTTGACCATCCTCGCCTCGGCGCTCGTGGAGACGGGCTCCAAGATGGACGAGGTGATCTTCGAAGAGTTCAAGGGCACCGGCAATATGGAGCTGCGCCTCTCCCGTCAGCTCGCGGACAAGCGTATCTTCCCGCCCGTCGACGTCAACGCCTCCGGCACGCGCCGCGAGGAGATGCTGATGGGCCAGGACGAGGTCAAGATCACCTGGAAGCTGCGCCGCGCCCTCGCCGGACTCGACCAGCAGCAGGCCCTCGAGATGGTCCTCGGCCGCCTCAAGGAGACCTCGAGCAACGTCGAGTTCCTGATGCAGGTGCAGAAGTCGATGCCCGCACCGGCGAACGGCCACGGCACCGCGCACTCGCACGGCCACGAGAACGACCACCGCTAG